The sequence GACACATTTTCTTTGAAGGGAATGACCTATTGCTCAAAGCGGAAAAAGACATGCGCCGCATAAGAGGCAAAAGAATCAGCTTGATTGGTCAAGATCCGGCAGCCTCCCTCAATCCCACGCGCCGCCTTGGCGACCAATTGATCGAAGGGCTCATGCAGCATGAAAAGTTATCTAAACAAGCCGCCTTAGCCCAAGGCATTGAATGGCTAGAAAAAGTCGGCATAGGCGATGCCTCTTATCGCATGCGCCAATATCCCCATGAAATCAGCGGAGGCATGAAACAGCGCATTTTAATTGGAATGGCGTTGGCCAACCGTCCATCTTTAATTCTAGCCGATGAACCCACAACTGCTTTGGATGTCACCATTCAAGCACAAGTATTAGAGCTGCTCAAATCGGCAAGAGATGAGCACAAAACAAGCATTCTATTCATTACCCATGACCTAAGCACAGTAGCCGCCTGCTGCGATCGCGTGCTTGTCATGTATGCCGGGCAGATTGTCGAGTCCGGACGAGTCGAAGATATTTTTCGCTCCCCTCAACATCCCTACACCCAAGCACTTATACAAGCCAAGCGCAGTTTAACAGAAGCGATAGACCAGCCCTTGTTTACCCTTTCGAGCACGTCTCCCATTCAAATTAATCTGCCGCCTGGATGCCCTTTTGCCGCCCGCTGTCCGCATGCGATGAAGATCTGCCAGCAGCAGCGCCCCTCTTCTG comes from Candidatus Protochlamydia phocaeensis and encodes:
- a CDS encoding ABC transporter ATP-binding protein yields the protein MKMPLLEVRQLNLYFPTRRGSLQALRGVDFKLYPQEIVGLVGESGCGKSLTAQAILQLLPSASHTLQGHIFFEGNDLLLKAEKDMRRIRGKRISLIGQDPAASLNPTRRLGDQLIEGLMQHEKLSKQAALAQGIEWLEKVGIGDASYRMRQYPHEISGGMKQRILIGMALANRPSLILADEPTTALDVTIQAQVLELLKSARDEHKTSILFITHDLSTVAACCDRVLVMYAGQIVESGRVEDIFRSPQHPYTQALIQAKRSLTEAIDQPLFTLSSTSPIQINLPPGCPFAARCPHAMKICQQQRPSSEETPSGQAACWLVYKKNQGCSHAASPNR